The Methanohalophilus portucalensis DNA window TTGCTCCTTTCTTCAAGGAAGAAGCAAAAAACCTGGCAGCTGAAGCAGCAGTTACAGTTGAGGAAGAAGATCCCAAATTCCAGAAGTTCCTCAAGAGAATCGATGAGCAACTTGCCGGTGAGAGAGCACATCTGCATGTCAGGCTTGAAAGTTCGGCTTCTGTGAACTGGTACAGGTTCGTTGAATCCCTGCGATCTTCTTATGTTGCCTGGGTAACTCCTACAGGTGTAGATTCAGTATATCGTCTTGTGCAGTCGGACATGCTTTCCTGTGTATCCATAACACGTGGTACCACAGATAAAGAGATCTGGTTTGCCTCGGAACCTCCTGCATCGGAAATGGATGTTCAGAAGAAGGAACTCTATGTAGCCTATAACGAGGTTGCTGCAGCTCTTGAAAGCATGGGTGTTTTCCTTACGGTAGTCGAAGAATGAGTGAAGGGGCAATCCCTTCCCTTCTTGGACACCGATAACTTTTTTAAATAATCGATCGGTGGATAGTATAATGCGAAAACAAGTGGTAGTCCTATTTCTGATACTCACTTCAGCCATCTATCTTAGTGGTTGCATCGATGACATTGTACCGGTTGATGAAGCTGCTGAAACAACCAATGCATCGGAGTATATACTGGACCCGTTCATTGCTAACGATTCATGTGAGTGTGGTATTAATACGACTACTTTTTATCTTTCCCCCGATTCGCCTGTAAAAGCGGTTTATGTATTTGAGAATGTAAATCGTCTTGAAGTAGTTCCTCTGGAAGATATCACAAATCCAGGTTCTGATGTACTTTCAAACATTGTGATTGTGGCCAAACCGGGAGGAAATAACGGTAATCCAGCTTCAACAGTCAGACAGTTGTCCACCTCAGATCCAATGGATTCGATAGACTATACCCTCTCTGAAGAATCCGAGTCCGGGCAGACCAAACAGGTAATTTCCTTCAATCAAAGTCTTACAGGGTT harbors:
- a CDS encoding DUF5803 family protein, with the translated sequence MRKQVVVLFLILTSAIYLSGCIDDIVPVDEAAETTNASEYILDPFIANDSCECGINTTTFYLSPDSPVKAVYVFENVNRLEVVPLEDITNPGSDVLSNIVIVAKPGGNNGNPASTVRQLSTSDPMDSIDYTLSEESESGQTKQVISFNQSLTGFVAYTMEVPMGQDFMYVPSHLSTVRVVLPEGYTTGNQFIGKVEPAPDYRYFDEQGREVLVWNNLRQDTSSSLSSLAKGLLPSDEEEEEEIKFKTLYLKFYSEDAPRNLLIGTSILGAGVLLVIGNFLRNRRKLNETIRIAEEEWKKDKKR